Proteins encoded together in one Mycobacterium noviomagense window:
- a CDS encoding ESX secretion-associated protein EspG, protein MLTTTVDGLWVLQVLTGIEVVAPELALRPILPRFETPHMALAHPIAAELRAAGVIDDAGTVDATVVEWLTVLARRDVALLIYVQRPDKGNAFDRAILARFAQWWVVMERSENLVRISGAGTSTTESSANEVVMGQIERLCGTSEPAPLQPVTVNVDQVMEGVTNQETLRRQLMTQRLDGDQLQILMMAADVRRSARAFVVAIQSGVETGQPTRKHIEQSVVTIADTPEGRLVGEHISSSGKRWMIIGPGTPGSIADAINRMMRRLPANQEWFSYRKVV, encoded by the coding sequence GTGTTGACCACGACCGTTGACGGATTATGGGTGTTGCAGGTGCTCACCGGCATCGAGGTGGTGGCCCCCGAATTGGCCCTGCGGCCCATCTTGCCTCGGTTCGAGACGCCACACATGGCGTTGGCGCACCCAATCGCTGCGGAGCTGCGGGCAGCGGGCGTGATCGACGACGCCGGAACTGTCGACGCCACCGTCGTGGAATGGCTGACCGTTCTTGCCCGCCGCGACGTCGCGCTGCTGATCTACGTCCAGCGTCCTGACAAAGGGAACGCGTTCGACCGGGCAATTCTGGCACGTTTCGCCCAGTGGTGGGTCGTGATGGAGCGATCGGAAAACCTCGTTCGCATCAGCGGCGCCGGAACGTCCACTACCGAGTCGTCGGCCAACGAAGTCGTCATGGGCCAGATCGAGCGGTTGTGCGGAACGTCGGAACCGGCGCCGCTTCAACCGGTGACGGTGAACGTAGACCAGGTGATGGAGGGTGTCACCAACCAAGAAACGTTGCGGCGGCAGCTGATGACTCAAAGGCTGGACGGCGACCAACTTCAGATCTTGATGATGGCGGCCGACGTGCGGCGGTCGGCACGCGCCTTCGTGGTCGCAATCCAATCGGGGGTGGAGACAGGGCAACCCACTCGCAAACACATCGAGCAAAGCGTCGTCACCATCGCTGACACCCCGGAAGGGCGGTTGGTCGGCGAGCACATCTCATCGTCGGGCAAGAGATGGATGATCATCGGACCGGGCACCCCGGGCAGCATCGCTGATGCGATCAACCGGATGATGCGACGGCTCCCGGCGAATCAAGAATGGTTTTCGTACCGAAAGGTCGTGTAA
- a CDS encoding type VII secretion protein EsxD → MQVGIEAVEAMIQKADSLLAEAQALGGQYIAHSENIINAGWSGQACVTSHATAVQVKHDLDQALAASLELHEQLNRAKAQYLAQQADSSHDLAAIHPGSSPSQM, encoded by the coding sequence ATGCAGGTTGGAATCGAGGCAGTAGAGGCCATGATTCAAAAGGCCGACTCGCTTCTGGCAGAAGCACAGGCGCTCGGCGGCCAGTACATCGCCCACTCGGAGAACATCATCAACGCCGGGTGGTCCGGCCAGGCCTGCGTCACCTCGCACGCGACCGCGGTGCAGGTTAAGCACGATCTCGACCAGGCCCTCGCCGCCAGCCTTGAACTGCACGAGCAGCTGAATCGCGCCAAGGCCCAATACCTGGCCCAGCAAGCCGACTCCAGCCACGACCTCGCCGCCATCCACCCCGGCTCAAGCCCGTCGCAGATGTAG
- a CDS encoding PPE domain-containing protein — protein sequence MPDPLWFGPPESVAALLETSDPSTILANIAAWLSEAISHELSMGVSVANIAATMEQWIGLGGVGSALKGSELNFAGLAPMMAHCLKHVSIGQAAVEANTIARSSVIPAALCQSNRDETATLYATNFCGCNTPAIAALEDQYYMHFWPQNSSAGLAYASTLATLMGAIAGTPPPITPMGASPAAAAAPAESAGEAVASNAGGLPSLPSEAAGTAGSTASPMESVSQFLGPMQSVMSSVPQAAQSFAQGPTQFLQSGMQSFTSPMQSLMGMFPGMMSGQGAAAVEPLAAAAEPIAAGGGGAASLGSGAAGGVGGVGYSGAGLTSFTRPASTFEPELGGRPTGLKAGGLLSAAEVSGPTTAAPTGGGAMPVSPAAAGMLGRENGESDKDKVTHARIVVERDRQDA from the coding sequence ATGCCCGATCCGCTGTGGTTCGGTCCGCCGGAAAGTGTTGCTGCACTGCTGGAAACCAGCGATCCGTCGACCATTCTCGCCAATATCGCGGCCTGGCTGAGCGAGGCAATCAGCCATGAATTGTCGATGGGCGTCTCGGTGGCCAACATCGCGGCGACGATGGAGCAGTGGATAGGCCTCGGTGGTGTCGGCTCCGCGTTGAAGGGCAGCGAGCTCAACTTCGCCGGATTGGCGCCGATGATGGCGCACTGTCTCAAGCACGTCTCGATCGGCCAAGCCGCCGTAGAAGCCAACACGATTGCCAGGTCTTCCGTTATCCCCGCGGCGCTTTGCCAGTCCAATCGCGACGAGACCGCCACGTTGTACGCCACGAACTTCTGCGGCTGCAACACTCCGGCGATTGCCGCCCTCGAAGACCAGTACTACATGCACTTCTGGCCGCAGAACTCAAGCGCGGGTTTGGCCTATGCCAGCACGCTGGCCACGCTGATGGGAGCAATAGCGGGCACTCCCCCGCCGATCACGCCGATGGGGGCGTCGCCGGCCGCCGCGGCGGCCCCGGCGGAGTCCGCCGGCGAAGCCGTGGCGAGCAACGCAGGAGGGCTGCCCTCATTGCCGAGCGAGGCGGCGGGAACCGCTGGGTCGACGGCATCACCAATGGAGTCGGTGAGTCAGTTCCTGGGCCCGATGCAGTCAGTGATGTCGAGCGTGCCGCAGGCAGCACAATCGTTCGCCCAGGGCCCCACGCAGTTCTTGCAGTCCGGGATGCAGAGTTTCACGAGCCCCATGCAAAGCCTGATGGGCATGTTCCCGGGGATGATGTCAGGGCAAGGCGCAGCGGCAGTCGAACCGCTGGCCGCGGCCGCTGAGCCGATAGCCGCCGGTGGTGGCGGCGCCGCCAGCCTCGGTTCCGGCGCGGCCGGCGGCGTCGGCGGTGTCGGCTACTCCGGTGCCGGGTTGACCAGCTTCACGCGGCCGGCCAGCACCTTCGAGCCCGAGCTCGGTGGGCGCCCGACAGGGCTCAAGGCAGGCGGTTTGCTCAGTGCCGCCGAGGTGAGCGGCCCCACCACTGCGGCGCCCACCGGCGGCGGGGCGATGCCGGTATCCCCCGCCGCTGCCGGGATGTTGGGTCGCGAGAACGGCGAGTCGGACAAGGACAAGGTCACCCATGCACGGATCGTCGTCGAGCGTGACAGGCAAGACGCTTAG